The Streptomyces sp. NBC_01197 genome window below encodes:
- a CDS encoding Zn-ribbon domain-containing OB-fold protein produces the protein MTDPAPAPASTTATAPRFDLPEPDTFTAPYWAAAAEGRLLIRRCGGCGKPHHYPREFCPHCWSDDVTWEQASGRATLYTWSVVHRNDLPPFGKRVPYVAAVVDLAEGPRLMTEIVDCQADGLRIGMALDVTFRELTPGVSVPVFRADGS, from the coding sequence TTGACGGACCCCGCACCCGCGCCCGCATCCACGACAGCCACCGCCCCGCGGTTCGATCTGCCGGAGCCGGACACCTTCACCGCGCCCTACTGGGCCGCTGCCGCCGAGGGCCGGCTGCTGATCAGGCGCTGCGGCGGGTGCGGGAAGCCGCACCACTACCCGCGCGAGTTCTGCCCGCACTGCTGGAGCGACGACGTCACCTGGGAGCAGGCGAGCGGCCGGGCCACGCTCTACACCTGGTCGGTGGTGCACCGGAACGACCTGCCGCCCTTCGGGAAGCGAGTCCCGTACGTCGCGGCGGTGGTGGATCTGGCCGAGGGGCCACGCCTGATGACCGAGATCGTCGACTGCCAGGCGGACGGGCTGCGTATCGGGATGGCGCTGGACGTCACGTTCCGCGAACTGACCCCCGGCGTCAGCGTGCCGGTATTCCGCGCCGACGGGTCCTAG
- a CDS encoding MFS transporter, producing MCAACGIPTHLADAEALAPTEAQPAAPPSEAHPVPAAAEAQPAAPPPPRFAALRNRDCRPYLFGAALAMMADNIEHVITYWVLWQTFHSPALTGFQVISHWVPFLLLSMWFGSLADRYDCRRIIQAAQVLFMAVSATWGVLFLTHSLHMWEACVLLVLHGLAGSLWGPGEQLMLHDFVGPGELPSAVRLNATFRSLGVLFGPVVGSALLLGLGPTAGIFANIAFYLPLTLFLFRTRFTGHTRDRHSRPRVGVLESVRVLREIGANRTLVSMIILGGLGSFFVGSSLQSSMPIFAHDLGAGSAGTAYGVLLFANGAGGVVGGIVLEATGWVKPHVPAAVLSTAVYGLTSLSFALTGSYPLALGLLLVGGVANLASMSIGQTVVQLIAPAADRGRVLGVYAMSANGLRAGSGFTVGLLGAAIGVHTSLGFSAGALCVGTAAAGLHALRGRRRTTTADAG from the coding sequence ATGTGCGCAGCCTGCGGCATACCCACCCACCTGGCGGACGCCGAAGCACTCGCGCCCACCGAGGCACAGCCCGCGGCCCCGCCGTCCGAGGCGCATCCCGTACCCGCGGCCGCCGAGGCGCAGCCCGCGGCCCCGCCGCCCCCGAGGTTCGCCGCGCTCCGCAACCGTGACTGTCGCCCGTACCTGTTCGGAGCGGCCCTGGCGATGATGGCCGACAACATCGAGCACGTCATCACCTACTGGGTGCTGTGGCAGACGTTCCACTCCCCGGCCCTGACCGGTTTCCAGGTCATCAGCCACTGGGTGCCGTTCCTGCTGCTCTCGATGTGGTTCGGCTCGCTGGCGGACCGCTACGACTGCCGCCGCATCATCCAGGCCGCGCAAGTCCTGTTCATGGCCGTCTCCGCGACCTGGGGCGTGCTGTTCCTGACCCACTCGCTGCACATGTGGGAGGCGTGCGTCCTGCTCGTCCTGCACGGTCTGGCCGGGTCGCTGTGGGGCCCCGGCGAGCAGCTGATGCTGCACGACTTCGTCGGCCCGGGCGAACTGCCCAGCGCCGTACGCCTGAACGCCACCTTCCGCAGCCTGGGCGTCCTCTTCGGCCCCGTGGTCGGGTCCGCTCTGCTACTGGGGCTCGGTCCCACGGCGGGCATTTTCGCCAACATCGCCTTCTACCTGCCGCTGACGCTCTTCCTCTTCCGCACCCGGTTCACCGGCCACACCCGCGACCGCCACAGCAGGCCACGGGTGGGGGTGCTGGAATCGGTGCGCGTGCTGCGGGAGATCGGCGCGAACCGCACTCTGGTCAGCATGATCATCCTGGGCGGCCTCGGCTCTTTCTTCGTCGGCTCCTCGCTCCAGTCCTCGATGCCGATCTTCGCCCATGACCTCGGCGCGGGCAGCGCCGGAACCGCGTACGGGGTGCTGCTGTTCGCCAACGGCGCGGGCGGGGTCGTCGGCGGCATCGTGCTGGAGGCCACCGGGTGGGTCAAACCGCATGTGCCGGCCGCCGTCCTCAGTACGGCCGTCTACGGCCTGACCAGCCTGTCCTTCGCCCTGACCGGCAGCTATCCGCTGGCACTCGGGCTGCTGCTGGTCGGCGGCGTCGCCAACCTCGCCTCGATGTCGATCGGCCAGACCGTCGTGCAGCTGATCGCGCCCGCCGCCGACCGTGGCCGGGTCCTCGGCGTGTACGCGATGTCCGCCAACGGGCTGCGCGCGGGCAGCGGTTTCACCGTCGGACTCCTGGGCGCCGCCATCGGCGTCCACACGTCCCTGGGCTTCAGCGCCGGCGCCCTCTGCGTCGGCACCGCAGCGGCCGGCCTGCACGCCCTGCGCGGTCGCCGGCGTACCACTACGGCCGACGCGGGGTAG
- a CDS encoding alpha/beta hydrolase fold domain-containing protein, translated as MTRRQLDAISDLLLHSPLDLGGDVEKMRRVFDEMLGGAPLPGDVRSRTTELGGVPAVEVRAGAAEPTGGTVLYFHGGAYAIGSAAASVGLASEIARRTAADALSVDYRLAPEHPFPAAVDDALAAYRALLDRGVPARSVAVTGESAGGGLALALLLAIREAGLPQPSSATVLSPWTDLTQSGSTMATRADVDPAVTRRALETRSADYLAGADPRTPLASPLHADLRGLPPLLIQAGGREVLLDDALRLAARAAHADVPVTLQTFPGAPHVFQGFAPAVDEAAQALDQVAAFINSHVQVEG; from the coding sequence ATGACCCGCCGCCAGCTGGACGCCATATCCGACCTGTTGCTGCACTCGCCTCTGGACCTGGGCGGCGACGTCGAGAAGATGCGCCGCGTCTTCGACGAGATGCTCGGCGGCGCGCCGCTGCCCGGCGATGTCCGTAGCCGCACCACTGAGCTGGGCGGGGTGCCCGCCGTGGAGGTGCGCGCCGGCGCCGCCGAGCCGACGGGCGGCACCGTGCTCTACTTCCACGGCGGCGCCTACGCGATCGGCTCCGCCGCCGCCAGTGTCGGCCTGGCCTCCGAGATCGCCCGGCGCACCGCGGCCGACGCCCTCTCCGTCGACTACCGGCTCGCCCCCGAGCATCCCTTCCCGGCCGCCGTGGACGACGCCCTCGCCGCCTACCGTGCGCTGCTCGACCGGGGCGTCCCGGCCCGATCGGTCGCTGTCACCGGCGAGTCGGCCGGCGGCGGCCTCGCCCTTGCCCTGCTGCTGGCGATCCGGGAAGCGGGGCTGCCGCAGCCGTCGTCCGCGACCGTGCTGTCCCCGTGGACGGACCTCACCCAGTCCGGTTCCACCATGGCGACCCGGGCCGACGTGGATCCGGCGGTCACCCGCCGGGCCCTGGAGACCCGGTCCGCCGACTACCTGGCCGGGGCGGATCCGCGTACCCCGCTGGCCAGCCCGCTCCACGCCGATCTGCGCGGACTGCCCCCGCTGCTGATCCAGGCCGGCGGCCGGGAAGTCCTGCTCGACGACGCCCTGCGGCTGGCCGCGCGGGCCGCACACGCCGACGTCCCGGTCACCCTGCAGACATTCCCCGGGGCGCCGCACGTCTTCCAGGGCTTCGCCCCGGCCGTCGACGAGGCCGCCCAAGCCCTCGACCAGGTGGCCGCCTTCATCAACAGCCATGTACAAGTGGAGGGTTGA
- a CDS encoding flavin-containing monooxygenase, with protein MDDTKDDRPVYVIGAGPGGLAAAAALRGRGVRAVILEKSTDVGASWRHHYDRLHLHTTRRLSALPGLPMPRSFGRWVSRDNVVRYLEKYADHHSLETVTGVEVSRIDRADGPGWLLHATGGRELTGSAVVVATGYNHTPRVPDWAGEDTFHGDLVHAGEYRDAAPYAGRDVLVVGAGNTGAEIAVDLVEGGAGRVRIAIRTVPHIIRRSTAGWPAQRTGILVRRLPTRLVDRAGETLCRISVPDLSAQGLPRPDTGLYSRVREGAIPVQDVGLIDAVRTGRVEPVAAVDSFEDGKVVLADGTRISPDAVIAATGYRRALEPLVGHLDVLDARGRPVVHGGRSPAQAPGLFFTGFTNPISGMLRELAIDARKIAAAIVRG; from the coding sequence ATGGACGACACGAAGGACGACCGGCCCGTCTACGTCATCGGGGCGGGACCGGGCGGACTGGCCGCTGCCGCCGCGCTGCGCGGGCGGGGCGTACGGGCCGTCATCCTGGAGAAGTCCACCGACGTCGGCGCCTCCTGGCGCCACCATTACGACCGTCTGCATCTGCACACCACCCGGCGGCTCTCGGCACTGCCGGGGCTGCCGATGCCGCGCTCCTTCGGGCGCTGGGTGTCGCGGGACAACGTCGTGCGGTACCTGGAGAAGTACGCGGATCACCACAGCCTGGAGACCGTCACCGGGGTCGAGGTCAGCCGGATCGACCGCGCCGACGGCCCGGGGTGGCTGCTGCACGCGACCGGCGGACGGGAGCTGACCGGCAGCGCGGTGGTCGTGGCCACGGGGTACAACCACACGCCCAGGGTGCCCGACTGGGCCGGTGAGGACACCTTCCACGGCGACCTGGTGCACGCGGGCGAGTACCGCGACGCCGCCCCGTACGCGGGCCGGGACGTGCTCGTCGTCGGGGCCGGCAACACCGGCGCCGAGATCGCCGTCGACCTGGTCGAGGGTGGTGCCGGGCGGGTACGCATAGCCATCCGCACCGTCCCGCACATCATCCGGCGCTCCACGGCCGGCTGGCCCGCGCAGCGCACCGGCATCCTGGTCCGCAGACTGCCGACACGGCTGGTGGACCGGGCCGGCGAGACGCTGTGCAGGATCTCCGTGCCCGACCTCTCCGCGCAGGGTCTGCCGCGCCCCGACACGGGCCTCTACTCCCGGGTGCGCGAGGGCGCGATCCCCGTACAGGACGTGGGTCTGATCGACGCGGTCCGCACCGGCCGGGTCGAACCGGTCGCGGCGGTGGACTCCTTCGAGGACGGCAAGGTCGTCCTGGCCGACGGCACCCGGATCTCACCGGACGCGGTGATCGCGGCGACCGGCTACCGGCGGGCGCTGGAGCCCCTGGTGGGACATCTGGACGTGCTGGACGCGCGGGGCAGGCCCGTGGTGCACGGCGGCCGCTCCCCCGCGCAGGCGCCCGGACTGTTCTTCACGGGGTTCACCAACCCCATCAGCGGGATGCTCCGCGAGCTGGCGATCGACGCACGCAAGATCGCGGCGGCAATCGTCCGGGGGTGA
- a CDS encoding enoyl-CoA hydratase/isomerase family protein, with product MPVTTSPEEEEILHTTTDGVSTITLNRPAAMNALTWAQREQVIGLLATASADPGIRAVVLTATGRGFCAGADLRGGGPQAPAERVTGDVARTIRLGAQRLIAAVLDCEKPVIAAVNGTAAGLGAQLALACDLVLAAESARFIEIFARRGLVPDGGGAYLLPRLIGPHRAKELMFFGDALPAADAERIGLVNRVVPDEDLLKTAHEWAARLAQGPTRALALTKQLVNASLESDRTMAFAAEAAAQEINMTTADANEGVAAFVERRTPQYRGR from the coding sequence ATGCCCGTGACCACTTCGCCCGAGGAAGAAGAGATCCTCCACACCACGACCGACGGCGTCTCGACGATCACCCTCAACCGCCCGGCCGCGATGAACGCCCTCACCTGGGCCCAGCGAGAACAGGTCATCGGCCTTCTGGCCACCGCATCGGCCGACCCCGGCATCCGCGCGGTCGTCCTCACCGCCACCGGCCGCGGCTTCTGCGCGGGCGCCGACCTCCGGGGCGGCGGCCCGCAGGCCCCGGCCGAACGCGTCACGGGCGACGTGGCCCGCACGATCCGGCTCGGCGCGCAGCGCCTCATCGCGGCCGTTCTGGACTGCGAGAAACCCGTGATCGCCGCAGTCAACGGCACCGCGGCCGGCCTGGGCGCACAACTCGCCCTCGCCTGCGACCTCGTACTGGCCGCGGAATCGGCCAGGTTCATCGAGATCTTCGCCCGCCGCGGCCTCGTCCCCGACGGCGGCGGCGCGTATCTGCTGCCCCGCCTGATCGGCCCGCACCGCGCCAAGGAGCTGATGTTCTTCGGCGACGCGCTCCCGGCGGCGGATGCCGAACGCATCGGCCTGGTGAACCGGGTGGTCCCGGACGAGGACCTGCTGAAGACGGCCCACGAGTGGGCCGCCCGGCTGGCCCAGGGACCCACCCGCGCCCTGGCCCTCACCAAGCAACTGGTGAACGCATCCCTGGAGTCGGACCGCACCATGGCCTTCGCGGCCGAGGCCGCCGCCCAGGAGATCAACATGACAACGGCCGACGCGAACGAGGGCGTAGCGGCCTTCGTCGAACGCCGGACACCGCAGTACCGGGGGCGGTAG
- a CDS encoding NAD-dependent epimerase/dehydratase family protein has product MKLLVIGGSVFLGRAFVREALRRGWEVTTFNRGKTHADLEGVQVVRGDREHEEDLARLVEAGPWDAIVDVCGYVPRVVGASVAALAESAPTYLFISSINARPGWPAEPVDESSSRHDGNPDAGPDDGDYGKLKAGCEMVVEQRFPGRTLILEPGLIIGPHDRARRLTWWLRRAAQGGRMVAPGAPDREMQLIDVRDIAIFGLDRIEAEDSGMYMVSGTAANATWGEFLGACSAATGDKAELVWVDEEILTGHEITVWTELPLWAPLEGETAAVWKPSSAKAIAAGLHCRPVNESIHSTAAWLFGPGGLDEAFGEDRTGREAKGITPEREQTLLAAADARAD; this is encoded by the coding sequence ATGAAACTTCTGGTGATCGGTGGATCGGTATTCCTCGGACGCGCATTCGTCCGAGAAGCGCTCCGGCGCGGCTGGGAGGTGACCACGTTCAACCGTGGCAAGACCCACGCCGATCTGGAGGGGGTCCAGGTCGTGCGCGGTGACCGGGAGCACGAGGAGGATCTGGCGCGGCTCGTCGAGGCCGGCCCCTGGGACGCGATCGTGGACGTCTGTGGCTATGTCCCCCGCGTGGTCGGGGCCTCGGTCGCGGCGCTGGCCGAATCCGCGCCGACGTATCTGTTCATCTCCTCCATCAATGCCCGCCCCGGCTGGCCCGCCGAACCAGTGGACGAGAGCTCGTCCCGCCACGACGGCAATCCGGACGCAGGCCCGGACGACGGCGATTACGGCAAGCTCAAGGCCGGCTGCGAGATGGTTGTCGAGCAGCGCTTCCCGGGCCGCACGTTGATCCTTGAACCCGGCTTGATCATCGGTCCGCACGATCGCGCCCGCCGCCTCACCTGGTGGCTGCGCCGTGCCGCCCAAGGCGGCCGTATGGTTGCGCCGGGCGCGCCCGACCGCGAGATGCAGCTGATCGACGTCCGCGACATCGCGATCTTCGGCTTGGACCGGATCGAGGCCGAGGACAGCGGAATGTACATGGTCAGCGGCACGGCCGCGAACGCTACCTGGGGCGAGTTCCTGGGCGCCTGCTCCGCCGCGACCGGCGACAAGGCGGAGCTGGTGTGGGTGGACGAGGAAATCCTCACCGGGCATGAGATCACCGTCTGGACGGAACTGCCGTTGTGGGCCCCGCTGGAAGGGGAGACGGCCGCGGTCTGGAAGCCCAGCTCGGCCAAGGCCATCGCCGCGGGCCTGCACTGCCGCCCCGTCAACGAGTCCATCCACTCCACCGCTGCCTGGCTGTTCGGCCCCGGTGGGCTCGATGAGGCGTTCGGCGAGGACCGCACCGGCCGGGAGGCCAAGGGCATCACGCCTGAGCGCGAGCAGACCCTGCTCGCGGCGGCGGATGCCCGGGCCGACTGA
- a CDS encoding LysR family transcriptional regulator codes for MAHIERVDLNLLAPLAALLEERHVSHAAEVAGMSQPAMSRALQRLRDTLGDELLVRTPRGYRLTPRAERVQRQLRAVLPRLEGLFAPEEFDPAEAAEAFRVAGTDYARVFAPAVFQRVFRESPRSTLYFRTWHDAIHEDLDRGVVDLMFYARSEPVTALHTEHLFDDRFMCVLSADHPMAGRPEITLEEYLDATHVVVGTTDERQTAIERRLEDLGTPRHAGLTVPYHSLAALSVLGTRLILTLPARLLAQQHPGPGIRILPAPEEIRPLHYQMAWHPRLDGDLGQRWLRDAIRAVTAELPEMAPEFHL; via the coding sequence ATGGCGCATATTGAACGGGTCGATCTCAATCTGCTGGCTCCGCTGGCCGCGCTGCTGGAGGAGCGGCATGTCTCGCACGCCGCCGAAGTCGCCGGGATGAGCCAGCCAGCGATGAGCCGGGCGCTGCAGCGACTGCGGGACACGCTCGGCGACGAACTGCTGGTACGCACGCCGCGCGGATACCGGCTCACCCCGCGAGCCGAGCGCGTCCAGCGCCAGCTGCGGGCGGTCCTGCCACGGCTGGAAGGCCTGTTCGCCCCGGAGGAGTTCGACCCCGCCGAGGCCGCCGAGGCCTTCCGGGTCGCCGGGACCGACTACGCCCGGGTGTTCGCCCCCGCGGTCTTCCAGCGCGTCTTCCGGGAGTCGCCGCGCTCCACGCTGTACTTCCGCACCTGGCACGACGCCATCCACGAGGACCTCGACCGGGGCGTCGTCGACTTGATGTTCTACGCCAGGTCGGAGCCGGTCACCGCGCTGCACACCGAGCATCTCTTCGACGACCGGTTCATGTGCGTGCTCTCCGCCGACCACCCGATGGCGGGGCGCCCGGAGATCACTCTGGAGGAGTATCTGGACGCCACCCACGTGGTCGTCGGCACCACCGACGAGCGCCAGACCGCGATCGAGCGGCGTCTGGAGGACCTCGGGACACCCCGCCACGCCGGGCTGACCGTGCCCTACCACTCGCTGGCCGCGCTCTCTGTCCTGGGCACCCGGCTGATTCTCACGCTGCCCGCGCGCCTGCTCGCGCAGCAGCACCCTGGCCCCGGGATCCGGATCCTGCCCGCCCCCGAGGAGATCCGCCCGCTGCACTACCAGATGGCCTGGCACCCCCGGCTCGACGGCGACCTGGGGCAGCGCTGGCTACGGGACGCCATCCGCGCCGTCACCGCCGAACTCCCTGAGATGGCACCGGAGTTCCACCTCTGA
- a CDS encoding acetate--CoA ligase family protein: MLGSTHGTLTTDFHARVVACGEQPPAAVHGTAAAEGDLDVSGRPVYSSVPDLDRFFRPGSVAVIGASDAEGRPNTGITRQLIAWSERVGATLHPVHPTRTAVFGVPCSPTVADLPEPVDLAVLLVADPLPLIPQLADAKVKFAVAFASGFAETGEQGADAQTRLTAAVERSGLRMLGPNTNLNAFEKFRDDLEGPAVALITQSGHQGRPVFAMQELGIRLSHWAPTGNEADLETSDFISYFAERPEVGAIACYVEGLRDGRSFLLAADRAARAGVPVVAVKVGRTETGARSAASHTGKLTGADRVVDAAMRQYGVIRVNGLDELQDTSALLARARKPQADGVVVYSISGGTGAHFADLATAAGIGLPVLSEAKQAELHTWIPEYLNVANPVDNGGHPVGDWRGRKIIDAILADPGVGVLICPITGPFPPMSDKLAQDLVDAAETTDKLVCVVWGSPVGTEEAYRTTLLGSSRVATFRTFGNCVTAVKAYLDHHRFTNGYRSPFDEAPRTPSPSFRKAQALMRPHQQLSEHAAKQLLRAYGIRVPREQLVTSAAAAVRAAGQVGYPVVMKASGAQLGHKTELGLVKVGLTSASQVRDAYRELTDIARYESVDLDGILVCQMVERGVEMVVGVTTDALFGPTVTVGLGGVLVELLADTAVRVPPFGEDQARAMLAELRGHALLEGGVRGAPPADVDALVEVVLRIQRMALELGDQLAELDVNPLMVLGRGQGAVALDALAVCR, encoded by the coding sequence ATGCTTGGATCGACTCACGGCACCCTCACCACCGACTTCCATGCGCGCGTGGTGGCCTGCGGGGAGCAGCCACCCGCCGCCGTTCACGGAACAGCGGCAGCGGAAGGCGACCTGGACGTCAGCGGACGCCCGGTGTACTCCTCCGTACCGGACCTCGACCGGTTCTTCCGGCCCGGCTCGGTGGCCGTCATCGGCGCGTCCGACGCCGAGGGCCGCCCGAACACCGGGATCACCCGCCAGCTGATCGCCTGGTCGGAGCGGGTCGGAGCGACCCTCCACCCGGTGCATCCGACCCGTACGGCCGTCTTCGGCGTCCCCTGCTCCCCCACCGTGGCCGACCTGCCGGAACCGGTCGACCTCGCCGTACTCCTGGTCGCGGACCCGTTGCCGCTGATCCCCCAACTCGCCGACGCCAAGGTCAAGTTCGCGGTGGCCTTCGCCTCGGGCTTCGCCGAGACCGGCGAGCAGGGCGCGGACGCCCAGACCCGGCTGACGGCAGCGGTCGAACGCTCCGGGCTTCGGATGCTCGGCCCCAACACCAACCTGAACGCCTTCGAGAAGTTCCGCGACGACCTGGAGGGCCCGGCGGTCGCCCTGATCACCCAGTCCGGCCACCAGGGCCGACCGGTCTTCGCCATGCAGGAACTGGGCATCCGGCTCTCGCACTGGGCCCCCACGGGCAACGAGGCCGACCTGGAGACCTCCGACTTCATCTCGTACTTCGCCGAGCGCCCCGAGGTCGGCGCGATCGCCTGCTATGTCGAGGGCCTCAGGGACGGCCGTTCCTTCCTGCTCGCAGCGGACCGTGCGGCGCGGGCCGGGGTGCCGGTCGTGGCGGTGAAGGTGGGCCGTACGGAGACGGGGGCCAGGTCCGCCGCCTCGCACACCGGGAAGCTCACCGGCGCCGACCGGGTGGTCGACGCGGCCATGCGGCAGTACGGGGTGATCCGGGTGAACGGCCTGGACGAACTCCAGGACACCTCGGCCCTGCTGGCCCGCGCGCGGAAACCGCAGGCCGATGGCGTGGTGGTGTACTCGATCTCCGGTGGTACGGGGGCGCACTTCGCGGACCTCGCGACGGCGGCCGGGATCGGGCTGCCCGTCCTCTCCGAGGCGAAACAGGCCGAACTGCACACCTGGATACCGGAGTACCTGAACGTCGCGAACCCCGTCGACAACGGCGGCCACCCGGTCGGCGACTGGCGCGGCCGCAAGATCATCGACGCGATTCTGGCGGACCCCGGTGTGGGGGTCCTGATCTGTCCGATCACCGGTCCCTTCCCGCCGATGAGCGACAAGCTGGCCCAGGACCTGGTGGACGCGGCGGAGACCACGGACAAGCTGGTGTGCGTGGTGTGGGGCTCGCCGGTGGGCACGGAGGAGGCGTACCGCACGACGCTGCTCGGCTCTTCGCGGGTGGCCACCTTCCGTACGTTCGGCAACTGCGTCACGGCGGTCAAGGCGTACCTTGACCACCACCGCTTCACCAACGGTTACCGCTCCCCCTTCGACGAGGCCCCCCGCACCCCGTCGCCTTCGTTCCGCAAGGCCCAGGCACTGATGCGCCCGCACCAGCAGCTGAGCGAGCACGCGGCGAAGCAGCTGCTGCGGGCGTACGGCATCCGCGTTCCGCGCGAGCAGCTGGTGACCAGCGCGGCAGCGGCGGTCCGGGCGGCGGGGCAGGTCGGCTACCCGGTCGTCATGAAGGCATCCGGCGCGCAGCTCGGGCACAAGACCGAACTGGGCCTGGTGAAGGTCGGCCTGACGTCGGCCAGCCAGGTCCGGGACGCGTACCGGGAGCTGACCGACATCGCCCGTTACGAGTCGGTCGACCTGGACGGCATCCTGGTCTGCCAGATGGTGGAACGGGGTGTGGAGATGGTCGTCGGCGTCACCACCGACGCGCTCTTCGGCCCGACGGTGACGGTGGGGCTCGGCGGGGTACTGGTGGAACTCCTGGCCGATACGGCCGTACGCGTACCGCCCTTCGGCGAGGACCAGGCCCGCGCGATGCTGGCCGAACTCCGTGGCCACGCCCTGCTGGAGGGCGGAGTCAGGGGCGCGCCGCCGGCGGATGTGGACGCGCTGGTGGAGGTGGTGCTGCGGATCCAGCGGATGGCCCTGGAACTGGGCGACCAGCTGGCGGAGCTCGATGTCAACCCGCTGATGGTTCTGGGGCGGGGTCAGGGCGCGGTGGCGCTGGACGCGCTGGCGGTCTGCCGCTGA
- a CDS encoding flavin reductase family protein — translation MAATAVRYLRSVGAPTATGPVDPLPRPDLRAVADDERMPVDPGEFRRVLGHFASGVTVITAHDDEGPAGFACQSFASLSLDPPLVAFMVARTSTTWPRIAQAGSFCVNILGADQGGLCRAFAVSGADKFSGVAHEPAPATGSPLLTGVPAWIDCRIHAVHTGGDHLIVVGRVETLGGATEGEPLLFHRGAFGRFTA, via the coding sequence ATGGCGGCCACCGCCGTCCGATACCTCAGGTCGGTAGGCGCCCCGACGGCCACCGGGCCGGTCGACCCACTCCCGCGCCCGGACCTTCGGGCGGTGGCCGACGACGAACGGATGCCGGTCGACCCGGGGGAGTTCCGCCGGGTACTCGGCCACTTCGCCAGCGGCGTCACCGTCATCACCGCGCACGACGACGAGGGCCCGGCCGGCTTCGCCTGCCAGTCCTTCGCGTCGCTCTCACTGGACCCGCCGCTGGTCGCCTTCATGGTGGCCCGTACGTCGACAACCTGGCCGCGCATCGCCCAAGCCGGGTCCTTCTGCGTCAACATACTCGGCGCGGATCAGGGCGGGCTGTGCCGCGCCTTCGCGGTGAGCGGCGCCGACAAGTTCTCCGGGGTGGCCCACGAGCCGGCCCCCGCTACAGGCTCGCCGCTGCTCACCGGCGTACCCGCGTGGATCGACTGCCGCATCCACGCCGTGCACACCGGCGGCGACCATCTGATCGTGGTCGGCCGGGTGGAGACCCTGGGCGGCGCGACCGAGGGTGAACCGCTGCTGTTCCACCGTGGAGCCTTCGGCCGCTTCACGGCCTGA
- a CDS encoding DoxX family protein, translating into MHSIWLSGAEWLAVLRIGLGLWWLESWRHKDKKAWFERGTGIAWAGDVAGKHKWPVVKRGFERFVAPRPRVMAHVVVYAELALGLGLVVGFLTPVALVAGFLLNLLYLVLMIHDWAEQGQNAMMALISLAAFGAMAWQTWSLDHAIGLFS; encoded by the coding sequence ATGCATTCGATCTGGCTCAGTGGCGCCGAGTGGCTCGCCGTCCTCCGAATCGGACTCGGTCTGTGGTGGCTGGAGAGCTGGCGCCACAAGGACAAGAAGGCCTGGTTCGAGCGCGGTACGGGCATCGCCTGGGCGGGGGACGTGGCGGGCAAGCACAAGTGGCCGGTGGTGAAGCGGGGCTTCGAGCGGTTCGTGGCGCCCCGGCCCCGGGTCATGGCCCACGTCGTCGTCTACGCGGAACTCGCCCTCGGTCTGGGCCTGGTGGTCGGATTCCTGACCCCGGTGGCGCTGGTCGCCGGGTTCCTGCTCAACCTCCTCTACCTCGTACTGATGATCCACGACTGGGCCGAGCAGGGGCAGAACGCGATGATGGCGCTGATCTCCCTGGCCGCCTTCGGCGCGATGGCCTGGCAGACCTGGTCACTCGACCACGCGATCGGACTCTTCTCTTGA
- a CDS encoding SDR family oxidoreductase: MNGVVSQRGSGRPRVAVVTGGSGGIGGAVARRLAADGMAVVVHYAGGAAAAEAVVEAVTAVGGTAVALPGDVAEPGEMARLFDTTEERFGGVDAVVHTAGIMLLAPFAEMEMDDFDRMHRVNVRGTFVVSQLAARRLRPGGALINFSTSVTRLQQPGYGGYAAAKGAVEAMTLVLARELRGRDVTVNAVAPGPTATPLFAEGKSEELILRIAAAAPLERLGTPEDIAEAVAFLAGPGGRWINGQVLFSNGGIA; the protein is encoded by the coding sequence ATGAACGGCGTGGTGTCGCAGCGCGGATCCGGCCGGCCCAGGGTGGCCGTGGTGACCGGCGGATCGGGCGGCATCGGCGGTGCGGTCGCGCGTCGGCTGGCCGCGGACGGTATGGCCGTGGTCGTCCACTACGCGGGCGGCGCGGCGGCAGCCGAGGCGGTCGTCGAGGCAGTCACCGCGGTCGGCGGCACGGCGGTCGCCCTGCCCGGCGACGTCGCCGAGCCGGGCGAGATGGCTAGGCTCTTCGACACCACGGAGGAGCGATTCGGGGGCGTCGACGCGGTGGTCCACACTGCCGGGATCATGCTGCTGGCCCCGTTCGCCGAGATGGAGATGGACGACTTCGACCGGATGCACCGGGTCAACGTCCGCGGGACCTTCGTGGTCTCCCAGCTCGCCGCCCGCAGACTGCGCCCCGGCGGCGCGCTGATCAACTTCTCCACCTCGGTGACCCGGCTCCAGCAGCCCGGCTACGGCGGTTACGCGGCGGCCAAGGGCGCGGTCGAGGCCATGACCCTGGTCCTGGCCCGCGAACTGCGCGGCCGGGACGTCACCGTCAACGCGGTGGCCCCCGGGCCGACCGCGACGCCGCTTTTCGCCGAGGGCAAGAGCGAGGAACTCATCCTCCGGATAGCCGCCGCCGCGCCCCTGGAGCGTCTCGGCACCCCCGAGGACATCGCAGAGGCCGTCGCCTTCCTGGCCGGGCCCGGCGGACGCTGGATCAACGGCCAGGTGCTGTTCAGCAACGGCGGCATCGCCTGA